In one Corallococcus soli genomic region, the following are encoded:
- a CDS encoding DUSAM domain-containing protein — MAGEQMPTAKEGQLSMSEDTDWDDVRALFARVEAGEALTLTPDVRELLLRTAQQVAIPEAAAHSAIQDVEAATALLGEVRVRIRTGSQRMMLTLPAARRLRLAGNKAGARKLLEDLLAVEVVPLYREQAELALEDLD; from the coding sequence ATGGCCGGCGAACAAATGCCGACGGCCAAAGAAGGGCAACTGAGCATGTCCGAGGACACCGACTGGGACGACGTGCGAGCGCTCTTCGCCCGCGTTGAGGCAGGCGAGGCGTTGACGCTCACACCAGACGTCCGCGAGTTGCTCCTGCGCACGGCCCAACAGGTGGCAATTCCAGAGGCCGCTGCCCACTCCGCCATTCAAGACGTGGAGGCCGCCACCGCGCTGCTCGGCGAAGTCCGCGTGCGCATTCGCACCGGATCCCAGCGGATGATGCTCACCTTGCCGGCGGCCAGGAGACTCCGGCTGGCAGGCAACAAGGCTGGGGCGAGGAAGCTGCTGGAGGACCTGCTCGCCGTGGAAGTGGTGCCCCTCTACCGTGAGCAAGCGGAGCTGGCGCTGGAGGATCTGGACTGA
- a CDS encoding MBL fold metallo-hydrolase — protein MRLRLGQDTLFLDPLIDPTVWGAALKDPLVPMDVKSGSRFVLVTHRHPDHFDPVAVRQALGDTGTLVCAPDMAVAAAALGFRVRPAPLYEPILLNDFTATAVPAADGYGDPQVSWIVSGGGRRVIHCGDTLWHGSWWRIGRQFGPFDAAFLPINGARFGWRKPVSDVHAVLTPEQAVAAAVVLGARLLVPIHYGVAASDDYQEVPDAEALLLASARKRKVNVELARPGEWLTWQART, from the coding sequence GTGCGGCTGCGACTCGGACAGGACACGCTCTTCCTGGACCCGTTGATCGACCCCACCGTGTGGGGGGCCGCGCTGAAGGACCCGCTCGTCCCGATGGACGTGAAGAGCGGGAGCCGCTTCGTCCTGGTGACGCATCGCCATCCCGACCACTTCGACCCGGTGGCCGTCCGTCAGGCGTTAGGGGACACCGGGACGCTGGTGTGCGCCCCGGACATGGCCGTGGCAGCCGCCGCGTTGGGCTTCCGTGTGCGGCCCGCTCCGCTCTACGAACCCATCCTGCTCAATGACTTCACCGCCACCGCCGTCCCTGCGGCGGACGGCTATGGGGATCCCCAGGTTTCGTGGATCGTCTCTGGCGGAGGCCGTCGCGTCATCCACTGCGGCGACACGCTATGGCACGGGTCCTGGTGGCGCATCGGGCGTCAGTTCGGCCCCTTCGATGCGGCATTTCTGCCCATCAATGGGGCGCGCTTCGGCTGGCGGAAGCCCGTGAGCGACGTGCATGCCGTCCTGACGCCCGAGCAGGCGGTGGCCGCAGCCGTGGTGTTGGGAGCACGTCTGCTCGTACCCATCCACTATGGCGTCGCCGCCTCTGATGACTACCAGGAGGTTCCAGACGCGGAAGCGCTGCTCCTGGCCTCTGCGCGCAAGCGGAAGGTGAACGTGGAGTTGGCGCGTCCAGGGGAGTGGCTGACCTGGCAGGCCCGGACCTGA